One stretch of Armatimonadota bacterium DNA includes these proteins:
- a CDS encoding fibronectin type III domain-containing protein: MRTPILRYLTTALATVLISACATATEIKIDDSINSQWISTSGSWTTGTSSAQKYGSSYYYANQEPDGAKAVTFTPVIPFDDGSWEVYVWYSSGMDRATQAECVIHHASEESRVLINQQQNGGMWVYLGTYQMDGGSSDFIRITNNGLETGKVVVADAVRLYSSLGDKVPPIISNVGSTPGSNSAVIKWQTDEPATSQVHYGLTSSYGSSSQFDSALVKDHEMSITGLSPETTYHFRVKSEDGAGNIGLSGDYTFTTGPPDNFPPIISGITVVPGANSAVVLWTTDEPATSQVEYGETGDYGHSTVLKTALVTEHRVIVLNLTPDTVYHLRVKSSDGAGNAAVSDDVTFTSTSPDTEGPVISDMTASADVTSAVVTWVTNEYSTSRVEYGLTPLYGVVTALDADLVVEHSVSLANLQPQTTYYYRVISVDGSGNQTISPGSSFETKPPDTIPPEFSNVQAVPASRTCLITWTTNEASTSQVTYGLADPPDVSSAKQTERVTSHSVTLSELEPETKYYFTVLSCDALDNCGASQVFWFTTKASDVTPPVISEILAEPGSVSVVITWATNEPATSQVEYGETDAYGNLTAIDPNWVTDHRVVITTLASGTEYHFRVRSMDSDGNEAVSEDHSFTTQGPDETAPVISEVSVSQNMNSAIIRWRTDEPATSRVDYGTTTAYGEYRESGDLVKIHSVTLTDLLADTLYHFRITCSDDAGNTAISGDYTFRTSLMEPEYRMIWADTWHNGFLSEAETAQFIDAVSDANYNAVVVEVRKAGDAYYLSGYEPWATNISPPGGIYDPLQDLINKAHAKGIEVHAWIVTFRAWYNGWPTPPDGHIWREHGAGTAEDWAMRNSSGGYLEGNSLNVDPGVPAVQDYMANIVKDIVSKYPQVDGINFDYIRYPGALWGYNQYTKDRFFAEYGYYPPTSSADPNWGAWCDYRRRQVTDLVRRCYVEAMHINPRIKMSVDTVGWEGPDPSTNYEGTSQYAGVFQDARAWMQQHIVDINVLMNYKREFNTVQKASYRVWADWLPRVANSTGRLAVDGQGVYLNSIAGSVTQMNYSREAGSDGLCSYSYAVTNKDGQPAGDFFTAVKSNLFGAPAPIPDMPWKDQPTTGILFGTATDSANPNDPIYRNWLYKAEVNLTGPVNRSTLTDATGTYAFLDLPAGTYAVEFAKPGYKVKSYGGLTVAAGDVLRRDASLESGMFTSPPGAVATGWNLISLPLVPANPDPGAVFSGLDIEGRLYRWDKVNKSIIAFTEWSPEEFGEISTDEGYWLQSTRNAAISYEPAEVQPEGPRTIVLPKAGWNIIGCPFTTPRDWNDMIVSYGSIERPASTARDYGWIDTICYWWDNSVPGGAMLQLGLDDDWVDTTFLQPWRGYWFFTKRDDIRIRIY; this comes from the coding sequence ATGAGAACTCCAATCCTGCGGTACCTGACGACGGCACTGGCAACGGTGCTGATCTCAGCGTGCGCCACCGCAACCGAGATCAAGATTGACGACAGCATCAACTCGCAGTGGATCAGCACCTCGGGCTCCTGGACGACAGGCACATCTTCTGCCCAGAAATACGGAAGCAGTTACTACTACGCAAACCAGGAGCCGGACGGCGCCAAGGCGGTGACCTTCACGCCGGTCATCCCGTTCGACGACGGGAGCTGGGAGGTCTACGTATGGTACTCCTCCGGCATGGACAGGGCTACTCAGGCTGAGTGCGTTATACACCACGCATCCGAAGAGTCGAGGGTACTGATAAACCAGCAGCAGAACGGCGGGATGTGGGTCTACCTCGGAACCTACCAGATGGACGGCGGGTCTTCGGACTTCATCCGCATCACCAATAACGGTCTGGAAACCGGCAAGGTGGTCGTCGCCGATGCGGTACGCCTCTACTCGAGCCTGGGAGACAAGGTGCCGCCGATCATCTCGAACGTGGGAAGCACCCCGGGATCGAACTCCGCGGTCATCAAGTGGCAGACCGACGAACCTGCAACATCTCAGGTTCACTACGGTCTGACCTCGAGCTACGGCAGTTCGAGCCAGTTCGACTCCGCGCTGGTCAAGGATCATGAGATGAGCATCACTGGGCTCAGCCCGGAGACGACCTATCACTTTCGAGTGAAGTCGGAGGACGGCGCGGGCAATATCGGGCTCTCCGGCGACTACACGTTCACCACCGGTCCGCCGGACAACTTCCCGCCGATAATATCTGGAATCACGGTCGTGCCGGGGGCCAACTCGGCGGTGGTTTTGTGGACGACCGACGAGCCGGCGACCTCTCAGGTCGAGTACGGCGAGACCGGGGACTACGGACACAGCACTGTTCTGAAGACAGCCCTCGTAACGGAACATCGCGTCATCGTGCTGAACCTGACCCCGGATACGGTCTATCATCTCAGAGTGAAGTCGTCAGACGGGGCGGGCAACGCGGCTGTTTCGGACGACGTGACATTCACGAGTACGTCCCCGGACACCGAAGGTCCGGTGATCAGCGACATGACGGCTTCTGCCGATGTTACCTCGGCGGTCGTCACATGGGTCACGAACGAGTACTCGACCTCGCGGGTTGAGTACGGCCTGACGCCGCTGTACGGAGTCGTGACGGCGCTGGACGCTGATCTGGTGGTCGAACACAGCGTCAGTCTAGCGAACCTCCAGCCGCAGACAACTTACTATTACCGCGTGATATCCGTGGACGGCTCGGGCAACCAGACGATCTCGCCGGGGTCGTCGTTCGAAACGAAGCCACCGGACACCATCCCGCCGGAGTTCAGCAACGTCCAGGCCGTGCCGGCGTCGAGGACGTGCCTGATCACATGGACGACCAACGAGGCCTCGACGTCGCAGGTGACGTACGGCCTCGCCGACCCGCCGGATGTCAGCAGCGCCAAGCAGACAGAACGGGTGACGAGCCACTCCGTGACTCTGTCCGAGCTCGAACCGGAAACAAAGTACTACTTCACCGTCCTGTCGTGCGACGCGCTCGACAACTGCGGGGCGTCCCAGGTCTTCTGGTTCACGACCAAGGCGTCGGACGTAACCCCGCCGGTGATAAGCGAGATACTGGCGGAGCCGGGCTCCGTGTCCGTCGTCATCACCTGGGCGACCAACGAGCCCGCCACATCGCAGGTGGAGTACGGGGAGACCGATGCGTACGGAAACCTGACAGCGATTGACCCGAACTGGGTAACCGACCACCGCGTGGTGATAACGACTCTGGCATCAGGGACCGAGTACCACTTCCGGGTGCGTTCGATGGACTCGGACGGAAACGAAGCGGTCTCCGAGGACCACTCGTTCACGACCCAGGGACCGGACGAGACGGCGCCGGTGATATCCGAGGTGTCGGTTTCGCAGAACATGAACTCGGCGATCATCAGGTGGAGGACGGACGAGCCGGCGACGTCGCGCGTTGACTACGGAACGACGACCGCTTACGGCGAGTACCGGGAGAGCGGGGATCTCGTCAAGATTCACAGCGTGACGCTGACCGACCTGCTGGCCGACACGCTGTACCATTTCCGGATCACGTGCAGTGACGACGCAGGGAATACAGCGATATCGGGAGACTACACGTTCCGCACCTCACTCATGGAGCCGGAGTACCGGATGATCTGGGCGGACACATGGCACAACGGCTTCCTGAGCGAGGCCGAGACGGCGCAGTTCATAGATGCCGTCTCAGACGCGAACTACAACGCGGTGGTTGTCGAGGTGCGCAAGGCCGGCGACGCATACTACTTGTCCGGCTACGAGCCGTGGGCCACCAACATCAGCCCGCCGGGCGGGATCTACGATCCGCTCCAGGACTTGATCAACAAGGCGCACGCCAAGGGCATCGAAGTGCATGCCTGGATCGTGACCTTCAGGGCCTGGTACAACGGCTGGCCCACCCCCCCGGACGGTCATATCTGGAGAGAACACGGAGCCGGGACCGCGGAAGACTGGGCGATGCGCAACTCCTCCGGGGGCTACCTCGAAGGCAACAGCTTGAACGTTGACCCGGGTGTGCCGGCGGTACAGGACTACATGGCGAACATCGTGAAAGACATCGTCAGCAAGTATCCGCAGGTTGACGGGATCAACTTCGACTACATCCGCTACCCGGGGGCCTTGTGGGGATACAACCAGTACACGAAGGACCGCTTCTTCGCGGAGTACGGCTACTATCCGCCGACTTCGTCCGCGGACCCGAACTGGGGGGCCTGGTGCGACTACCGGCGACGGCAGGTCACGGACCTCGTCAGGAGATGCTACGTAGAGGCGATGCACATCAACCCGCGAATCAAGATGTCCGTGGACACCGTCGGTTGGGAGGGCCCGGACCCAAGCACGAACTACGAGGGAACATCACAGTACGCAGGCGTCTTTCAGGACGCGCGTGCGTGGATGCAGCAGCACATCGTGGACATCAACGTCCTGATGAACTACAAGCGGGAGTTCAATACCGTTCAGAAGGCGAGTTACCGCGTGTGGGCGGACTGGCTCCCCAGGGTAGCGAACTCGACCGGGAGACTGGCGGTTGACGGCCAGGGAGTCTATCTGAACTCAATCGCCGGAAGCGTCACCCAGATGAACTACTCGCGCGAGGCAGGAAGTGACGGGTTGTGCAGTTACAGTTACGCGGTAACGAACAAGGACGGTCAACCCGCGGGCGATTTCTTCACCGCCGTCAAGAGCAACCTGTTTGGCGCGCCGGCGCCGATTCCGGACATGCCGTGGAAGGATCAGCCTACGACGGGCATCCTCTTCGGCACGGCGACCGACTCGGCCAACCCGAACGACCCGATATACCGCAACTGGCTGTACAAGGCGGAGGTGAACCTGACGGGTCCGGTCAACAGAAGCACGCTCACAGACGCGACCGGCACCTATGCGTTCCTGGATCTCCCTGCAGGCACATACGCGGTCGAGTTCGCGAAGCCCGGGTACAAGGTCAAGTCATACGGCGGGCTGACGGTCGCGGCGGGCGACGTGCTGAGGCGCGACGCCTCGCTCGAGTCCGGGATGTTTACGTCTCCGCCGGGAGCCGTCGCGACGGGGTGGAACCTCATCAGCCTGCCGCTAGTGCCAGCCAACCCGGATCCCGGGGCGGTCTTCAGCGGCCTAGACATAGAGGGCAGACTGTACCGATGGGACAAGGTGAACAAGAGCATCATCGCATTCACCGAATGGTCTCCGGAGGAGTTCGGAGAAATCAGCACTGACGAAGGCTACTGGCTGCAGTCCACCCGAAACGCCGCGATCAGCTACGAACCGGCCGAGGTCCAGCCCGAAGGCCCGAGGACCATCGTTCTCCCGAAGGCAGGCTGGAACATCATCGGCTGCCCGTTTACGACCCCGCGCGACTGGAACGACATGATCGTATCCTACGGATCCATCGAGCGACCTGCAAGCACCGCCCGGGACTACGGCTGGATTGACACGATCTGCTATTGGTGGGACAACAGCGTGCCGGGCGGAGCGATGCTGCAGCTCGGCCTGGACGACGACTGGGTGGACACGACATTCCTCCAGCCCTGGAGGGGTTACTGGTTCTTCACGAAGCGGGACGACATACGCATCAGGATCTACTAG
- a CDS encoding family 10 glycosylhydrolase, whose product MKIGRSCVLTTAVIAFALMLSAVAHAVAPAPPFLWTADTTLGGIADKSKITGYLDNLSARGINGVWVQVEMYADGTVNYKKTTFSALPTAEKFRTGQWSDDDFLSFVISEARSRGMNVMVKFHGSNHALWDQNPDWRMVDSKGKEVLWGGTLKNFCVNAPYWDRCFFPMMKDIGSNYDVDGFYLDTCQVAYPNDDACFCPACRARFEKETGKALPLKSVSLANWRDPVVKEHAIKRVEWLNGFWEKYGKAVQAAKPGAASILNVSGGYNSFADGLMTRHAAKYVTYVTPEPVNTPRMYAVSRNKALRQAGQPAADEMALAREEIAYYMTRFGYLEFLVKTMRGESDGKPVVPFAREWFTSKESGYTGPVDLEIAQIEAALAGGAKGYCFFGYLGTAIERGETAGTAWDDPKLIQYLKGITSGEQAKWLADMQPASNAAILYDRDASFWNRDYWEQFRTVGGLYALLQYWRKTQVDLLSTSEPRIPGFADTGYKLTVDALRKYDVIIAPGLDYVSREDMETLRDYVNTGGHLLILGAIGRHGKFLGESVSDDAYEILGITTVGDPTPSGFVRPMSKHPVFAGFTPSGMLGTYRISSDKNAALSYETRRGDGWEVLADEVTEKGRRPALLTKQIRVPGQIRPAYIGYINSSDCLAFSGEMMYTLANMVVITATKGSDLQARDFSKTSSVNLFKSADGMARYMHVFTLDGEKGASVVVRGNGQYPVSAQIMMGGKVEDLALEVKPSGNCRIVLPEIKPFSAIVRIQYRDMENPAPAPSKEQ is encoded by the coding sequence GTGAAGATAGGACGTTCGTGTGTGCTCACCACCGCTGTCATAGCGTTTGCGCTCATGCTGTCTGCGGTCGCTCATGCCGTGGCGCCGGCCCCACCGTTTCTCTGGACGGCCGACACGACCCTCGGAGGAATCGCCGACAAGTCGAAGATCACCGGCTACCTCGACAACCTGAGTGCTCGAGGGATCAACGGCGTCTGGGTGCAGGTCGAGATGTACGCCGATGGCACTGTCAACTACAAGAAGACTACTTTCAGCGCGTTGCCCACTGCCGAGAAGTTCAGGACCGGGCAGTGGTCGGATGATGACTTCCTGAGTTTCGTAATCTCAGAGGCCCGAAGCCGAGGCATGAACGTCATGGTCAAGTTCCACGGCAGCAATCACGCTTTGTGGGATCAGAATCCCGACTGGCGCATGGTGGACAGCAAGGGGAAGGAAGTCCTGTGGGGAGGCACGCTCAAGAACTTCTGTGTCAATGCTCCTTACTGGGACCGGTGCTTCTTCCCCATGATGAAGGATATCGGCTCGAACTACGATGTTGACGGTTTCTACCTGGACACGTGCCAGGTCGCGTATCCGAACGACGACGCCTGTTTCTGTCCCGCATGCAGGGCCAGATTCGAGAAGGAAACCGGCAAGGCACTCCCCCTCAAATCGGTCTCGCTCGCGAACTGGCGCGATCCTGTCGTCAAGGAGCACGCGATCAAGCGCGTTGAGTGGCTGAACGGCTTCTGGGAGAAGTACGGCAAGGCCGTTCAGGCGGCGAAGCCGGGCGCCGCCTCGATCCTCAACGTCAGCGGCGGGTACAACTCGTTCGCCGACGGCCTGATGACCCGGCACGCCGCGAAGTACGTGACATACGTGACCCCGGAGCCGGTAAATACCCCCCGGATGTACGCCGTCAGCCGCAACAAGGCCCTCAGGCAGGCCGGCCAGCCGGCTGCCGACGAGATGGCGCTCGCCAGGGAAGAGATCGCGTACTACATGACCAGATTCGGCTACCTCGAGTTCCTGGTCAAGACCATGCGCGGCGAATCCGACGGCAAGCCTGTCGTCCCGTTCGCCCGCGAGTGGTTCACCAGCAAGGAGAGCGGCTACACGGGGCCGGTTGACCTCGAGATCGCGCAGATCGAGGCCGCGCTGGCGGGAGGTGCGAAGGGCTACTGCTTCTTCGGCTACCTTGGTACTGCGATTGAGAGAGGCGAGACCGCCGGCACCGCATGGGACGATCCGAAGCTGATTCAGTATCTCAAAGGCATAACCTCCGGAGAGCAGGCCAAGTGGCTCGCCGATATGCAGCCTGCGTCCAACGCCGCCATTCTGTACGACCGCGATGCGTCCTTCTGGAACAGGGACTACTGGGAGCAGTTCCGGACGGTCGGCGGCCTCTATGCGCTTCTGCAGTACTGGCGTAAGACGCAGGTGGACCTGCTGTCAACCAGCGAGCCTCGCATCCCCGGTTTCGCGGACACCGGCTACAAGCTGACGGTTGATGCCCTGCGCAAGTACGATGTGATCATCGCTCCAGGCCTGGACTACGTTTCCAGGGAGGATATGGAGACGCTGAGGGACTATGTGAACACCGGCGGCCACCTGCTCATCCTCGGCGCCATCGGTCGTCACGGCAAGTTCCTCGGCGAGTCCGTCAGTGACGATGCCTACGAGATCCTCGGCATCACCACCGTCGGCGATCCGACACCTTCGGGTTTCGTACGGCCGATGTCGAAGCATCCGGTCTTCGCGGGGTTCACCCCTTCCGGAATGCTCGGAACGTACCGAATATCCAGTGACAAGAACGCCGCGCTCAGTTATGAGACCAGGCGCGGAGACGGTTGGGAGGTACTGGCCGACGAGGTCACCGAGAAGGGCCGGCGTCCGGCGCTTCTGACGAAGCAGATTCGGGTGCCGGGCCAGATACGGCCGGCGTATATCGGCTACATCAACTCTTCGGATTGTCTCGCGTTCTCCGGCGAGATGATGTACACCCTTGCCAACATGGTCGTCATTACCGCGACGAAAGGCTCGGACTTGCAGGCTCGCGACTTCAGCAAGACGTCGAGCGTGAACCTCTTCAAGTCCGCTGACGGCATGGCGCGATACATGCATGTCTTTACGCTCGACGGAGAGAAGGGCGCTAGCGTCGTAGTTCGCGGGAATGGGCAGTATCCCGTGTCCGCGCAGATCATGATGGGCGGGAAGGTCGAGGACCTCGCCCTGGAGGTGAAACCTTCCGGCAACTGCCGGATAGTACTCCCCGAGATCAAACCCTTCTCGGCGATCGTGCGGATACAGTACCGAGACATGGAGAACCCGGCTCCTGCGCCGTCGAAAGAGCAGTGA
- a CDS encoding dihydrodipicolinate synthase family protein: MASLSKVSGVIPPLLTPLTDDRRIDEPALRRLVRHVLEGGVHGVFVMGSSGEFPCFDRDDRRRAIEIVADAIGDRVPVFAGISDAGTELAVRNAQDAVSAGADAVVLTMPYYFRLGRDEDVFTHYRHVAGAVSRPLVMYNIPQTAKTMIGVDAIAQLAEEGTISAIKDSSTDFNHFQKLVIRMSGMPEFRILQGSEFQMAASMLIGAHGGVLGISNIIPGLCVQLYDAAARGDVEQARELQRRVTAVAQVFWAGEGTLSSLKTAASMLGLCGPAMMLPMPVISEGSRDKIREILRHCRVIV; encoded by the coding sequence ATGGCGAGTCTCAGCAAAGTATCCGGCGTCATACCCCCTCTGCTGACGCCGCTGACCGATGATCGCAGGATTGACGAACCCGCCCTCCGCCGGCTCGTTCGCCACGTGCTCGAAGGCGGCGTCCACGGCGTTTTCGTCATGGGTTCGAGCGGCGAATTCCCGTGCTTCGACCGGGATGACCGGCGTCGGGCGATCGAGATCGTCGCGGACGCGATTGGTGACCGGGTGCCCGTCTTCGCGGGAATCAGCGACGCCGGCACCGAACTGGCCGTCCGGAACGCGCAGGACGCCGTTTCCGCCGGGGCCGATGCCGTTGTGCTTACCATGCCCTATTACTTCCGGCTCGGGCGCGACGAGGACGTCTTTACGCACTATCGGCACGTCGCCGGTGCCGTGAGCCGGCCGCTCGTCATGTACAACATTCCGCAGACGGCGAAGACGATGATCGGCGTGGATGCGATCGCCCAGCTCGCGGAAGAGGGCACTATCAGCGCTATCAAGGACAGCTCGACCGATTTCAATCATTTCCAGAAGCTGGTGATCCGCATGTCGGGCATGCCGGAGTTCCGCATCCTCCAGGGCAGCGAGTTCCAGATGGCAGCAAGCATGCTCATCGGGGCGCACGGGGGAGTGCTGGGAATCTCGAACATAATCCCCGGTTTGTGCGTACAACTATATGACGCCGCGGCGCGCGGGGACGTCGAGCAGGCGCGCGAACTCCAGCGCCGGGTGACGGCAGTCGCTCAGGTGTTCTGGGCGGGGGAGGGGACCCTCTCGAGTCTCAAGACGGCAGCCTCGATGCTCGGCCTCTGCGGGCCGGCGATGATGCTGCCGATGCCGGTGATATCCGAAGGTTCGCGTGACAAGATCCGAGAGATTCTACGGCACTGCCGAGTGATCGTCTAG
- the corA gene encoding magnesium/cobalt transporter CorA codes for MLKLIAYEPDTGTRTIEDLSTISDLVSRSENIIWLDGLDPTDSDLDFLADEFGFHPLAIEDYHTAHERPKVDEYPGYYFIVTHAMQYTRDTHDVAACELDLFIGRNYVVTLHREPMDVLSRVAESFKEGPAGPDGGIGMLLYEILDGLVDGYFPMLDDIDDQLDALEDEVLDSPRKSSVEHIFRLKRALLVIRRSATPLRDVLNTLSRRNQPLLSENNITYLRDVYDHTLRIVDTIDTSRDILTGVLDAYLSVVSNQLNSIMKTVTVGAIVLATDTVIAGIYGMNFRFMPELRWLYGYPFALGLMGVTSLGLLYYFRRIKWI; via the coding sequence ATGCTCAAACTCATCGCATACGAGCCGGACACTGGTACGCGCACCATCGAGGATCTGAGCACGATCAGCGATCTGGTTTCCCGGTCCGAGAACATCATCTGGCTCGACGGGCTCGATCCGACCGACTCCGATCTCGACTTTCTCGCCGATGAGTTCGGATTCCATCCCTTGGCGATAGAGGACTACCACACGGCGCACGAGCGCCCCAAGGTGGACGAATACCCCGGCTACTACTTCATCGTCACCCACGCCATGCAATACACGCGTGACACGCATGACGTGGCCGCGTGCGAACTCGACCTCTTCATCGGCCGAAACTACGTCGTGACGCTGCACCGGGAGCCGATGGATGTGCTCTCTCGTGTGGCGGAGTCTTTCAAGGAAGGACCGGCCGGTCCGGACGGCGGCATCGGCATGCTGCTGTATGAGATCCTCGACGGACTCGTGGACGGATATTTCCCCATGCTCGACGATATAGACGATCAGCTGGATGCGCTGGAGGACGAGGTGCTCGACAGTCCTCGGAAGTCATCGGTCGAACACATCTTCAGGCTGAAGCGCGCTCTGCTGGTGATTCGCCGAAGCGCGACCCCGCTTAGGGATGTGCTCAACACCCTCTCGAGACGAAACCAGCCGCTTCTCTCTGAGAACAACATCACCTACCTGCGCGATGTCTACGATCACACGCTCCGCATCGTGGACACCATTGACACATCCCGTGACATCCTGACGGGCGTGCTCGATGCCTATCTCTCGGTGGTCTCGAACCAGCTCAACTCCATCATGAAGACCGTCACCGTCGGTGCCATCGTGCTGGCGACCGACACGGTTATCGCGGGGATATACGGGATGAACTTCCGCTTCATGCCGGAACTGAGGTGGCTGTACGGATACCCGTTTGCGCTAGGCCTGATGGGTGTCACCTCGCTCGGGCTTCTCTACTACTTCCGCAGGATCAAGTGGATCTAG
- the grpE gene encoding nucleotide exchange factor GrpE, producing the protein MADKRKIHIHDDEEPRDELIEDIPSDDLADEEDVQALRQRCDDAEKRAEEEHERLLRTLAEYANFRRRSKEELHQARKFGTEDFVIRLLPIMDNFDRAIKAAEEAGDFDALHGGVILILRQLQDLVQKEGVEPIEAVGQEFDPSIHEAVMREDTDDHPDNTVIEEFQKGYVMGDKVIRPSMVKVARNP; encoded by the coding sequence ATGGCAGACAAGCGAAAGATCCACATACACGATGACGAAGAACCGCGCGACGAACTGATCGAGGACATTCCCTCAGACGATCTTGCCGACGAGGAAGACGTCCAGGCGCTGAGGCAGCGGTGCGACGACGCCGAAAAGCGGGCCGAAGAGGAGCACGAGAGGCTGCTGCGCACGCTTGCCGAATACGCCAACTTCCGCCGCCGGTCCAAGGAGGAGCTTCATCAGGCGCGCAAGTTCGGCACGGAGGACTTTGTCATCCGACTCCTGCCGATAATGGATAACTTCGACCGCGCGATCAAAGCCGCTGAGGAAGCCGGTGACTTCGATGCCCTTCACGGCGGGGTGATCCTCATCCTGCGCCAACTCCAGGACCTGGTGCAGAAGGAGGGCGTCGAGCCGATCGAGGCCGTTGGTCAGGAGTTCGACCCTAGCATCCACGAAGCGGTCATGCGCGAAGACACCGATGACCACCCGGACAACACCGTCATCGAGGAGTTCCAGAAAGGCTATGTCATGGGCGACAAGGTCATAAGGCCGAGCATGGTCAAGGTCGCGCGAAACCCGTAG